Proteins from a genomic interval of Panthera tigris isolate Pti1 chromosome A2, P.tigris_Pti1_mat1.1, whole genome shotgun sequence:
- the TRA2A gene encoding transformer-2 protein homolog alpha, which produces MSDVEENNFEGRESRSQSKSPTGTPARVKSESRSGSRSPSRVSKHSESHSRSRSKSRSRSRRHSHRRYTRSRSHSHSHRRRSRSRSYTPEYRRRRSRSHSPMSNRRRHTGSRANPDPNTCLGVFGLSLYTTERDLREVFSRYGPLSGVNVVYDQRTGRSRGFAFVYFERIDDSKEAMERANGMELDGRRIRVDYSITKRAHTPTPGIYMGRPTHSGGGGGGGGGGGGGGGRRRDSYYDRGYDRGYDRYEDYDYRYRRRSPSPYYSRYRSRSRSRSYSPRRY; this is translated from the exons GAGTCTCGCTCTCAGTCAAAATCTCCAACGGGAACTCCTGCTCGTGTAAAATCGGAGAGCAGGTCAGGATCTCGTAGTCCATCAAGGGTTTCCAAACACTCTGAATCCCATTCTCGATCAAGATCAAAATCCAG GTCGAGGTCAAGGAGGCATTCTCATAGACGTTACACTCGATCCAGATCCCATTCTCACTCTCATAGGAGACGATCTCGAAGTAGGTCATATACACCTGAATACCGGCGTCGTAGAAGCCGAAGTCACTCTCCAATGTCTAACCGGAGAAGACATACAGGCAGCAGg GCAAATCCAGATCCCAACACTTGCCTTGGAGTGTTTGGCCTCAGTTTGTACACAACAGAGAGAGATCTTCGTGAAGTATTTTCTCGATACGGACCATTGAGTGGTGTCAATGTGGTTTATGATCAGCGAACTGGACGATCACGaggatttgcttttgtttattttgaaagaatagaTGACTCAAAGGAg GCAATGGAAAGAGCAAATGGAATGGAGCTGGATGGTCGAAGAATTCGTGTGGATTATTCTATTACCAAGAGAGCGCACACACCTACACCTGGCATCTACATGGGCAGACCAACTCA tagtggcggtggcggtggcggaggtggtggtggaggtggaggaggtggcagGCGTCGGGATTCTTACTATGATAGAGGATATGATCGTGGGTATGACAGATATGAAGACTATGATTACCGGTACAG AAGAAGATCACCTTCTCCTTACTATAGTCGATACAGATCACGATCAAGATCTCGTTCCTACAGTCCAC GACGCTATTGA